The genomic DNA TAAAATTAAAAAATATCCCGGGAATTGCTGGAATAGATACCCGAAAGTTGACGAGGATTATCCGGAAATACGGAACTTTAAAAGGCGCAATATGCAGCATGAACGAAGATGCAGATGAAATTCTAGAGAGGCTCCGCGCTTTACAGTTACGAAACGATCAAGTAAAGCAAGTTTCAACTAAAACGCCATACCCAAGCCCTGGAAGAGGAAAACGCATCGTTTTAGTGGATTTCGGGATGAAACATGGCATCTTAAGAGAATTAAACAAACGAGATTGTGATGTTGTTGTAGTACCTTATCATACGACAGCAGAAGAAATTTTGAATTTAAGCCCTGACGGTGTCATGCTGTCTAACGGGCCTGGAGATCCAAAAGATGTACCGGAAGCGATCGAGATGATCCGTGGTATTTTAGGAAAGGTTCCATTGTTCGGAATTTGTCTTGGACACCAATTGTTTGCGCTTGCTTCTGGAGCAAATACGGTAAAAATGAAGTTCGGACACCGAGGTTCAAATCATCCTGTAAAAGACTTGAAAACTGGAAAAGTAGCTCTTACATCGCAAAATCATGGCTATACAGTTGAAAAAGAATCAATTAAAGAAACTAGGCTGGAAGTGACACACATCGCATTAAATGACGGAACGATTGAAGGCTTGAAACATTTAGACTTTCCTGCGTTTACAGTTCAATACCATCCTGAAGCATCCCCGGGACCCGAAGATGCCAACAACCTTTTCGATAAGTTTTTACAAATGATTGAAATGGAAAAAGGGGAAGGTGAAAAATTATGCCAAAGCGTACAGATATAAAAAGCATTCTTGTCATCGGATCAGGTCCTATTGTCATTGGCCAAGCAGCAGAGTTTGATTATGCCGGAACACAGGCTTGCATTGCTCTGAAAGAAGAAGGGTACAAAGTGATTCTTGTCAATTCGAACCCGGCAACCATCATGACTGATACGGAAATAGCTGATGTCGTCTATATTGAGCCGTTGACTGTTGAATTTGTGAGCAGAATTATCCGAAAAGAACGCCCAGATGCAATTTTGCCTACCCTTGGCGGTCAAACGGGTTTAAACCTTGCAGTAGAGCTTGCCAAATCAGGTGTGCTCGATGAGTGCGGAGTTGAAATCTTAGGAACGAAGCTTTCCGCGATCGAAAAAGCTGAAGACCGTGAAATGTTCAGAAGCTTAATGAATGAACTTGGCGAACCTGTACCGGAAAGTGAAATCATTCATACCCTTGAAGAAGCTTTTCAATTTGTGAATGAAGTAGGCTATCCGGTCATTGTCCGCCCAGCGTTTACACTTGGGGGAACTGGGGGCGGAATTTGCCATAATGAAGAAGAGCTTGTGGAAATTGTAACGAGCGGTTTGAAAAATAGCCCTGTAACACAATGCCTTCTCGAAAAGAGTATTGCAGGATACAAAGAAATTGAATACGAAGTGATGCGGGATTCAAACGACAATGCCATCGTTGTTTGTAATATGGAAAACATCGATCCGGTTGGAATCCATACCGGAGACTCGATTGTAGTGGCGCCAAGCCAGACGCTAAGTGATCGTGAGTATCAGCTTCTTCGAAATGCATCTTTAAAAATTATTCGTGCCCTGGGAATTGAAGGGGGCTGCAACGTTCAACTCGCTCTTGACCCGTACAGCTTTCAATATTACGTCATTGAAGTCAATCCAAGGGTAAGCCGCTCATCAGCACTCGCATCAAAAGCGACAGGCTATCCGATCGCCAAGCTGGCAGCGAAAATTGCCGTTGGCTTGACGCTTGATGAAATGAAGAACCCTGTAACCGGAAAAACGTATGCATGCTTTGAGCCTGCGCTTGATTATATTGTTACAAAAATTCCTCGCTGGCCGTTTGACAAGTTTGAGTCAGCAAACCGTTCTTTAGGAACCCAAATGAAAGCAACCGGAGAAGTGATGGCAATTGGCCGGACATTTGAAGAATCACTTTTAAAAGCAATCCGCTCCCTTGAAGCAAATGTATACCACTTTAAGCTAAATGATGCCGATCAAGTGGACGACGCTCTTTTAGAAAAGAGAATCAGAAAAGCCGGTGATGAACGTTTATTTTATATCGCAGAAGCGCTAAAACGAGGATTCTCAATTGAAACAATCCATGAATGGAGCAAAATTGACCTGTTCTTTCTAAAGAAATTGGAAGGAATTGTACGTTTTGAAAAAGAACT from Bacillus methanolicus MGA3 includes the following:
- a CDS encoding carbamoyl phosphate synthase small subunit, with the translated sequence MKKQLILEDGTIFIGEGFGSDANKTGEVVFNTGMTGYQEILSDPSYCGQIVTLTYPLIGNYGINRDDFESISPAISGLVVKEAAEFPSNWRSELSLDQFLKLKNIPGIAGIDTRKLTRIIRKYGTLKGAICSMNEDADEILERLRALQLRNDQVKQVSTKTPYPSPGRGKRIVLVDFGMKHGILRELNKRDCDVVVVPYHTTAEEILNLSPDGVMLSNGPGDPKDVPEAIEMIRGILGKVPLFGICLGHQLFALASGANTVKMKFGHRGSNHPVKDLKTGKVALTSQNHGYTVEKESIKETRLEVTHIALNDGTIEGLKHLDFPAFTVQYHPEASPGPEDANNLFDKFLQMIEMEKGEGEKLCQSVQI